A stretch of the Melanotaenia boesemani isolate fMelBoe1 chromosome 24, fMelBoe1.pri, whole genome shotgun sequence genome encodes the following:
- the vangl1 gene encoding vang-like protein 1 isoform X3: MKHENMDYVREYFIQEKFKDDNWGETTTAVTGTSEHSLSQEDIVRITKDLEDSVGLDCRRYLTRTLAVILGLLVFLTPLAFLVLPHLLWQEKLQSCGTACEGLFISVAFKLLILLLAVWALFFRPARAGLPRVFVFRVLLAVLVLLFVASYWLFYSVRILDSQDENYQGIVQYAVSLVDALLFIHYLAIVLLELRQLQPCFSVCVTRSTDGETRQYNLGQLSIQRAALAIIEHYYCDFPIHNPALLSASKSRAAKHLAGLKVYNVDGELAAAPAEGPGNNAAAGLAHSQSRAMIAAAARRRDTSHNELYYEEAEHERRVRKRKARLVVAVEEAFTHIKRMQEEEQKKAPGDVMDPREAAQAIFPSMARALQKYLRTTKQQHCHSMESIQQHLAFCITNNMTPKAFLESYLTPGPTLQYSRNHWLARQWTLISEASVTSGLKDGTVFLLKCVDFSLVVTSKKIPYIQMSEEYIDPKSHKFVLRLQSETSV; this comes from the exons GATGACAACTGGGGCGAGACGACCACAGCCGTCACCGGCACATCAGAGCACAGCCTCTCCCAGGAAGACATTGTTCGCATCACCAAGGACCTCGAGGACAGCGTGGGGCTCGACTGCCGGCGCTACCTCACCAGGACCTTGGCCGTGATCTTGGGCCTGCTGGTGTTCCTCACGCCGCTCGCCTTCCTCGTGCTCCCCCACCTCCTCTGGCAGGAGAAGCTGCAGAGCTGCGGGACGGCCTGCGAGGGCCTCTTCATCTCCGTGGCCTTCAAGCTGCTCATACTGCTTCTGGCTGTCTGGGCGCTCTTCTTCAGACCGGCGCGGGCAGGACTTCCGCGGGTCTTTGTGTTCCGGGTCCTTCTTGCTGTGCTGGTGCTGCTCTTCGTAGCGTCTTATTGGCTCTTCTACAGTGTCAGGATACTCGACTCACAG GATGAGAACTACCAGGGTATCGTGCAGTACGCCGTGTCACTGGTGGACGCTCTGCTCTTCATCCACTACCTGGCCATCGTCCTGCTGGAGCTCCGGCAGCTTCAgccatgtttttctgtgtgcgTCACGCGATCAACGGACGGAGAGACGAGGCAGTACAACCTGGGACAGCTCAG TATTCAGCGGGCAGCTCTGGCCATCATAGAGCACTACTACTGCGACTTCCCGATCCATAATCCTGCTCTGCTTTCCGCCTCCAAGTCCCGCGCTGCCAAGCACCTGGCCGGCCTCAAGGTCTACAACGTGGATGGTGAGTTGGCAGCAGCCCCCGCTGAGG GTCCAGGAAACAACGCTGCAGCTGGACTCGCCCACTCCCAGTCCAGAGCCATGATCGCTGCCGCCGCCCGCCGCCGGGACACCAGCCACAACGAGCTGTACTACGAAGAGGCTGAACATGAGCGGCGTGTCCGCAAGCGCAAAGCACG GCTGGTGGTGGCAGTCGAGGAGGCCTTCACCCACATCAAGCGGatgcaggaggaggagcagaaaaAGGCTCCAGGTGACGTTATGGACCCTCGAGAGGCGGCTCAGGCCATCTTCCCCTCCATGGCTCGGGCCCTGCAAAAGTACCTGAGGACCaccaagcagcagcactgtCACAGCATGGAGAGCATCCAGCAGCACCTGGCCTTCTGCATCACCAACAACATGACACCAAAG GCGTTCCTGGAGAGCTACCTGACCCCGGGTCCGACCCTGCAGTACAGCCGGAACCACTGGCTGGCCCGTCAGTGGACTCTGATCAGCGAGGCGTCAGTTACCAGCGGCCTGAAAGACGGAACCGTCTTCCTGCTCAAATGCGTGGACTTCAGCCTGGTGGTGACCTCCAAGAAGATCCCCTACATCCAGATGTCAGAGGAGTACATCGACCCCAAATCCCACAAGTTTGTCCTGCGACTACAGTCCGAAACCTCGGTGTAG
- the LOC121635715 gene encoding calsequestrin-2-like has product MQKLWLTLLSGLCLQLVFLCSAEEGLEFPNFDGKDRVLDINERNYKKALKRYDLLCLFYHEPLPANKGLQKRFQMTELVLELTAQVLENKDIGFGMVDSQKDVKVAKKLGLEEVGSLYVFKDDRVIEFDGELSADTLVEFLLDVLEDPVEMINNAMELRAFERMEEDIRLIGYFKGEDSHFKAFQEASERFQPHIKFFATFDKSVAKHLSLKMNEVNFYEPFMEEPAILPGRPLSEMDIVEFVNQHRRATLRKLRAENMFEIWEDDMDGIHIVAFAEEEDPDGYEFLEILKDVARDNTNNPELSIVWIDPDDFPLLTTYWEKTFKLDLFRPQIGVVNVTDADSVWLDMSNDEDLPTAEELEDWIEDVLSGRVNTEDDDEFADDLQNDHYITEDGSDTYDPDEEDDGDD; this is encoded by the exons ATGCAGAAACTGTGGCTCACTCTTCTGTCTGGCTTGTGCCTTCAGCTGGTTTTCCTTTGCAGCGCAGAGGAAGGTCTTGAGTTCCCCAACTTTGATGGGAAAGACAGGGTGCTGGACATCAACGAGCGCAACTACAAGAAGGCTCTGAAGAGATATGACCTGCTGTGCCTGTTCTACCATGAACCTTTGCCGGCTAACAAAGGCCTGCAGAAGAGGTTCCAGATGACAGAGCTGGTGCTGGAG CTCACAGCTCAAGTCCTGGAGAACAAAGACATTGGGTTTGGAATGGTGGACTCCCAGAAGGATGTCAAAGTAGCAAAAAAACTGG GTCTGGAGGAGGTGGGCAGCTTGTATGTCTTCAAGGACGACCGAGTCATTGAGTTTGATGGGGAGCTCTCAGCCGACACGTTGGTGGAGTTTCTGTTGGAT GTGCTGGAGGACCCAGTAGAGATGATCAATAATGCGATGGAGCTGCGAGCCTTTGAGAGAATGGAGGAAGACATCCGCCTCATTGGTTACTTCAAAGGAGAGGATTCac ATTTCAAAGCCTTTCAGGAAGCCTCGGAGCGGTTTCAACCTCACATCAAGTTTTTTGCCACATTTGACAAATCA gttGCCAAACATCTTTCCCTTAAGATGAATGAAGTGAATTTCTATGAGCCGTTCATGGAGGAGCCAGCCATCCTGCCTGGCAGACCTCTGTCTGAGATGGACATCGTAGAATTTGTCAACCAACACAGGAG GGCGACTTTGAGGAAATTGCGGGCAGAGAATATGTTTGAGATATGG GAGGATGATATGGATGGAATACATATTGTTGCCTTTGCTGAAGAAGAAGACCCTG ATGGCTATGAGTTCCTGGAGATTCTAAAAGACGTGGCCAGAGACAACACCAACAATCCAGAGCTCAGCATTGTCTGGATTGATCCTGATGACTTCCCACTG CTGACTACTTACTGGGAAAAAACCTTCAAGTTGGACCTGTTTAGGCCTCAGATTGGTGTGGTCAACGTCACTGAC GCTGACAGCGTTTGGCTGGACATGTCCAACGATGAGGACCTGCCCACTGCAGAGGAGCTGGAGGACTGGATCGAGGACGTCCTGTCAGGGAGGGTGAACACCGAGGATGACGACGAGTTCGCCGACGACCTGCAAAATGACCACTACATCACAGAGGATGGCAGCGACACTTATGACCcagatgaagaagatgatggtgatgattaa
- the poglut1 gene encoding protein O-glucosyltransferase 1: protein MECQWLWSLLLLLQVYHLSSGKQWKEIQEKISEAVKEYTLCSSVNCSCHLSVLQHDLELFKGGISEDIMAVTVQRGVGTHYQIIGHKLYREKNCMFPARCSGVEHFILEVIDRLPDLEMVVNVRDYPQVPNWVKPTLPVFSFSKTSDYQDIMYPAWTFWEGGPAVWPIYPTGLGRWDLMRDELKKSAAQWPWRNKESKGFFRGSRTSSERDPLILLSREDPELVDAEYTKNQAWKSERDTLGRPPAKEILLADHCKYKYLFNFRGVAASFRLKHIFLCGSLVFHVGDEWQEFFYPQLKPWVHYIPVKQDLSDVRELLKFVKENDATAQEIAARGQQFILQHLRMADVSCYWERLLTEFGRLLTYKPKRRNSYSQIVHKPSRTEL from the exons ATGGAGTGCCAGTGGCTCTGGAGCCTTTTATTACTGTTGCAAGTTTATCACTTGAGTTCAG GGAAACAGTGGAAAGAAATTCAAGAAAAGATATCGGAAGCTGTGAAAGAGTATACTCTCTGCAGCTCTGTCAACTGCAGCTGCCATCTCAG TGTCCTGCAACATGACTTGGAGCTCTTTAAAGGGGGAATCTCTGAGGACATCATGGCTGTTACAGTTCAGAGAGGGGTGGGCACCCACTACCAGATCATTGGACACAAACTGTACAGAGAGAAGAACTGCATGTTCCCCGCTCG ATGCAGCGGGGTTGAACACTTCATCCTGGAGGTGATCGACCGGCTACCTGACTTGGAGATGGTGGTAAATGTGAGGGATTACCCTCAAGTCCCCAACTGGGTGAAGCCAACGCTGCCCGTCTTCTCTTTCAGTAAG ACCTCAGACTACCAGGACATCATGTACCCAGCATGGACATTTTGGGAGGGTGGTCCTGCTGTGTGGCCCATATACCCCACTGGACTGGGAAGATGGGATCTGATGAGGGATGAGCTTAAAAA GTCTGCAGCACAGTGGCCCTGGAGGAACAAAGAGTCCAAAGGATTCTTCAGAGGCTCCAG AACCAGTTCAGAACGGGATCCACTGATCCTTCTGTCCAGAGAGGATCCAGAGCTGGTGGATGCAGAATACACCAAAAACCAGGCCTGGAAGTCCGAGAGG GATACACTTGGAAGACCCCCAGCTAAAGAAATCCTGCTGGCAGATCACTGCAAATACAA GTATTTGTTTAACTTCCGGGGTGTGGCAGCAAGCTTTCGCCTCAAACATATCTTCCTCTGTGGTTCCCTGGTCTTTCATGTGGGGGATGAATGGCAGGAGTTTTTTTACCCTCAGCTCAAGCCCTGGGTCCACTACATCCCTGTCAAGCAGGATCTTTCAGATGTCAG GGAGCTTTTAAAATTTGTGAAAGAGAATGATGCAACCGCACAGGAGATCGCCGCAAG AGGCCAGCAATTCATCCTCCAGCACCTGCGAATGGCAGACGTCTCCTGCTACTGGGAGAGACTCCTCACCGAGTTTGGCCGACTTCTCACCTACAAACCAAAGAGAAGGAACAGCTACAGCCAGATTGTCCACAAACCCAGCAGAACCGAGCTGTAA